From the genome of Photobacterium sp. TLY01:
GAACGAAAAAGGAACGTTTTGTTAAAGACAAAATAGTTAGCTTTGCCCAAATATCTGGCACAAAATTTTTGTTTGGTGGCGTTTTCGATATTACTAGCCGTGATTCAAAGCACTATGAAGTAAAATTAAACAGTCAGTTTTCTGAACTTATTGGTCGCTTGACAATTGATTACCAAGGCGACAATACGAGAGGTACGGTCTTCACGCCTGATTATATTTTCTCACACTCAAAAGTCTCCTCGCTTTCACAGTATTCATATCAGGGTGAGCGCTTTACATCCTATGATAACGTTAACCATAGCTTTGAAGTAATGAGCATAGTTATAAAAAATGAACTCAATGACTGGAAAGTAGCGTTAAGTAGTGTTTTTGGTGTTTATTTGCTAACTGATACTAAAACAGGAAAGCACTATGTTGGGTCGGCTTACGGAGCTAATGGTATCTGGGGACGTTGGTCTGACTATATTTATGGCTGCCACGGAAATAATAAAGAGCTAAAAGAGCTTTATGCCATAAATACTCGCGATTACTTTGAAAAGCACTTTAAGTTTACAATTCTTGAAGTTCTCTCTTCATCTCTGACTCCTGAACAAGTCATTCAGCGTGAGAGCTTATGGAAATCAAAACTTCAGACTGTAAAGTTTGGGTATAATGCGTCATAAACCGTATAACAAACGACTATGGCGTCAATCGTTAAAATCATGCTGATTTTTCATTCCATAAGACGCCATCGCGTAACATAGAATTGAGGATGATAACCATCTTCCTGACACAGGCAATTATGGCTACTTTTTTCGGTTTTCCTTCAGCCAGTAGTTGTTGATGGTGGCCCGGTAGTTACAGGATCAGACTGGCCAAGTGTGGCAGCTCCTGATGAGGAGGAGTCTATGTCATTCATTAGCACACACAGCCAGTAAGTGATGGTCGCATCCTGTTACGGTATTTTTGTTCATTGCTTCTAAGCCTTCGTTTAGTATCGACATCCCTTTTTCACTCAGAGGCTTAAGATGAAAAAATCAGTAATCACATTAACTTTAATGCTCGCTCTAGTGGGTTGTGATGATGCGAGTAAAGCGATTGATGAGGCTCAAGCAGCAGCGAACAAAGCGGTCGATAGTCTGCAGCAGAAGGCAGATTCGCTCGATTTGAATCATCTCAATCTTGAAGTGTTTGGTGATGCGAGCCAAAAGGCTCAAGATTTTGCTCAGTCGATAGACACATTGATCAACACAGATTTCACTGACCATCAAGCGGTTGTAGCAGCAACTGATAAAATATCTCACAGTTACAGTTGCTTGGTTGATGTTTCTTCTGAGGCGACAGCAGAAAATTTACTCGATAAAATCGTATCTTCAGTGAAGAATGATCAAGTATTGGCAATCATCGAAAAAGGTGTCGCACAAGCGAAAACTGCGACAGAGTGCATGATGTAGCCACGTGTGCTCACAAACATCTCATGAGGGGCTGCCATGTGCACTGGCTTTGAGGCCAAATCCTGAGAACAGGCGCGATTGCGGTTCCTCATTCGTGATAACGCAGCATCAACTTCTTGCTCATCACCGCTGGCTGAACTATTGTTTGTACGTTATTTTGTACCAAATAGAGTTCAACATGAGTCGTATTCATTTCGATCAAGATATTCAACCGTTGTCTGAATTTCGCGCAAGTGTCGCTTCCTACATCAAACAAATCAATGAGACTCGTCGTCCATTAGTAATTACACAACGTGGTAAAGGTGTCGCTGTGGTTCTTGACGTTACAGAGTACGAGGCAATGCAAGAGAAAATCGAATTACTGGAAGAAATGCGCACAGCAGAAGCTCAGTTAGCTTCCGATCTGGGTGTTTCTCATGAAGATGCACGCGTCCAAGTGCTAGCACGCATTAAGAAATGAAAGTAGTTTGGTCTCCTTTAGCGCTTCAGAAGCTTGGTGACGTAGCAGAGTTCATCTCTTTAGATAATCCATCTGCTGCAGAAAAGTGGGTCAATGATGTTTTCGACAAAACGAAGTTACTCGAAAGCATGCCTGTTTAATTACGAGCAACAAACCAACGTAACCCACTCCCCCAGAGGAAAATTCAGGACGAATTTTCAGGTTGTCTGCGCCAGGAGCGCCTGCAACCGCCCCGGACACAACAACTCGTCACCACTAATTTAAAGCCCCCTTCAGCAATCAAAATCTCCAGAAAGAACAAGAGACATTGATAAAGATCCTAAATTCCCGCAAAGAACAAGTTGCTCAGTCAAAACTGTTTTAAACATCCCCACAGAACTGTGTGATAACGCAGCCGCAGCACTTGCCCGCAAATTGAAACCAGTATCATATGGTCGATATCCAACAATGAAGGAATCAACAATGAAGATTCAATCTGCTTTCAGATGGTGTCATGTCGCGCTTGCGCTGATGGCTGCAAGCACTGCTGCCTATACTCATGCCACTGAGCCCGATCTGTTCACCGGCACCCACGGTGAATTTCAGCAAAACAGCGGCCATGTGGTGGCCACTTATGTGGCGAACTGGTCGAATCCGACCAGTATCAGCCAGATCAACGGGAATAACCTCACGCATATCCTCTACGCATTTCTAGATATCTGCGGTCCGGGCCAACGGGCAGGCCACGAAGCCACCTGCGCCGGCAAACCAGATTTTACGCTGGCGGAAAATAACAGCACGGTTGATAAAGCCTTCTCGGCCCAATTCAGTGAACTGAAAACCCGCTTCCCGCACCTGAAAATTCTGCCCTCGATCGGCGGCTGGGGTGGCGATGGTCCGTTCGCTCCAATGTCTATGAACAGCAACAACCGGCAGGTTTTCATTCAAGCCATCGTGGATTACCTGAAATCAAATCCAGCCTTTGATGGTGTCGACATTGACTGGGAGTGGCCGCAAAACCGTGCAGAAGGTGAAGCCTATGCGGACCTGATGATCGATCTGCGGGCCGCCATGGACAGACTCAGCGCCGAAACCAGTCGTGAGTATCTGGTGACATCAGCCATTGCGACAGCAGAGTCCTATACCGCTAAAGTCAATTATCAGCGGGCAGAGCCTGCCATGGATCTGATATTCCTGATGACCTATGACTTTTTCGGAGCCTGGTCATCTGACAATGTCGGCCATCACACCGCGATCAGTGCCCACAATGGCAACTTAGCCAAAGGGTATGGCTATGGTGCTGAAGATGCGGTTCAGAATCTGCTTGGTTTAGGTATGCCCGCCGAGAAACTCGTCCTGGGCGTTGCCAAGTATGCCAAGGGCTGGGACGGCGTCACCCTGAATCCACAAGGCTCGCCCTTTGGTGGTGTCGCAATCGCCGGTTTTCCAAAACCAGTGAATCCTTGGGATGTCGAAGGTATCGCGACCTATACCCGTGTCTCAGAAGAGATCCTCGGGCCGGACGGACAAGGTGTGAACGGCTTCGAGATTCGCTTCGATCAGGACTGCCAGTGTCACTATGCATGGCGCAGCTCGGATGCGGCGTTTGTCGGCTTTGATCACCCGGCAGATGTCATCGCGAAAGGCCAGCTCGCTACCCGTCAAAAACTCGGCGGCCTGTTCTCATGGGAATACGGTCAGGACAACGGCGATCTGCTCAATGCCATGAATATCGGTGTCGGTAATCTGGACATGAATACTCTGCCGGATGTGACAGACTGGCAACCAGATGCCGTCTATCTCGCCGGTGATCGCGTCAAATTCAATCACTTTGTCTATCAGGCCAAATGGTGGTCCAAAAACGACGAACCCGGTCAGCCCTACGGACCATGGGAAAAGATTGACTTCACCCATGCGGCCAGTTGGTCTGCAGAAGCCACCTATCAAACCGGTGATCGTGTCACTCACAATGGTGTCATCTACCGAGCCATGTGGTGGACGCTCAATCACGAGCCGGGTACACCGGACACCCCGTGGGCGGTGTTGTAATCGTATCTATCCAGGCGGGAACACATGTCCCGCCTTGCACCATGGCTGAATACGTGGGGTTGTTCAATAAACCATCTGGTGATTTAGCCTGCCGCAAAAATGACGGAGATGAAACCATTGATGTATGCCTGAAAACACTTCTGCTCAACAGCAATCATTGAATCCAAGCAACCCACTCCCCCAGAGGAAAATTCAGGACGAATTTTCAGGTTGTCGGCGCCGGGAGCGCCTACAACCGCACCGGGCAACACCAACGAACAAAAAGGGTTTCTGGGTACTCTTTGACCCACAAAGAGTACCTGGCGCGCATCAAACAAGGTCAAATGAACCACCAGACTTAAGCGCGACATACCATCAATACAACAACTGGTCACCGTACTCGCTGTATGGATTGCCGCCTGCGCGGCAATGACAGAAGTAACTGAATGAATGCAGGCCTAATCATGCTCTATTCAACAACGATTCAGAGAACATAGTTACCCACTCCCCCAGGGGAAAATTCAGGACGAATTTTCAGGTTGTCGGCGCCGGGAGCGCCTACAACCGCCCCGGACCACACCAAAGAACAAAAAGGTTTTCTGGGTACTCTAATGATATGGTCCGCCCCAACCTCACCCCTAGCGACGTCAGTGGCTAAGCTTGAGGAAACCGAAACCACTGAGGTGTGCCATCATGGACAATTTACATATTCTTGGTATCGATCTAGGCAGACATACTTTTCACTGTATCGGGCATGAGGTGTTTCGTAAGAAATTCAATCGGGCTCAACTGCTTTTATGGCTCTCTAATTTACCGCAGACAACTGTGGCATTTGAGTCTTGCGGCGGCGCGCATTGGTTAGCCCGAAAATGTGAAAGTTACGGGCACGAAGCAAAGCTCATCCCACCTCAATATGTAAAGCCCTATGTGAAATCGAATAAAAACGATTTCATTGATGCAGCGGAGATTGCTGAAGCTGCATCCCGCCCATCAATGCGCTTTGCTGCCGTGAAATCAGAGAGTGCTCAAGTTATCAGTATCATCAACCGGGCAAGAGATGCCTATATCAAAGAACGTACGGCGACCATGCTCAGAATTGGTGGGATTCTTGTTGAA
Proteins encoded in this window:
- a CDS encoding glycosyl hydrolase family 18 protein; the encoded protein is MKIQSAFRWCHVALALMAASTAAYTHATEPDLFTGTHGEFQQNSGHVVATYVANWSNPTSISQINGNNLTHILYAFLDICGPGQRAGHEATCAGKPDFTLAENNSTVDKAFSAQFSELKTRFPHLKILPSIGGWGGDGPFAPMSMNSNNRQVFIQAIVDYLKSNPAFDGVDIDWEWPQNRAEGEAYADLMIDLRAAMDRLSAETSREYLVTSAIATAESYTAKVNYQRAEPAMDLIFLMTYDFFGAWSSDNVGHHTAISAHNGNLAKGYGYGAEDAVQNLLGLGMPAEKLVLGVAKYAKGWDGVTLNPQGSPFGGVAIAGFPKPVNPWDVEGIATYTRVSEEILGPDGQGVNGFEIRFDQDCQCHYAWRSSDAAFVGFDHPADVIAKGQLATRQKLGGLFSWEYGQDNGDLLNAMNIGVGNLDMNTLPDVTDWQPDAVYLAGDRVKFNHFVYQAKWWSKNDEPGQPYGPWEKIDFTHAASWSAEATYQTGDRVTHNGVIYRAMWWTLNHEPGTPDTPWAVL
- a CDS encoding GIY-YIG nuclease family protein — its product is MDLGLIFSELNNNSEYRFHLAKQEPGGTRPIDVLARSHEEWAGWQVYRGTKKERFVKDKIVSFAQISGTKFLFGGVFDITSRDSKHYEVKLNSQFSELIGRLTIDYQGDNTRGTVFTPDYIFSHSKVSSLSQYSYQGERFTSYDNVNHSFEVMSIVIKNELNDWKVALSSVFGVYLLTDTKTGKHYVGSAYGANGIWGRWSDYIYGCHGNNKELKELYAINTRDYFEKHFKFTILEVLSSSLTPEQVIQRESLWKSKLQTVKFGYNAS
- a CDS encoding type II toxin-antitoxin system Phd/YefM family antitoxin, with amino-acid sequence MSRIHFDQDIQPLSEFRASVASYIKQINETRRPLVITQRGKGVAVVLDVTEYEAMQEKIELLEEMRTAEAQLASDLGVSHEDARVQVLARIKK